The genomic interval TGCCCAAAGCCGAAGCCCACAACCGGTAAGTTTCCCATTGGTGTTTGAGCAGTGAAGCGTAAATGCTTACCGTCACTCATCGTCTTGGGATTATCAATACCAATCAAATCAACTTCAAATTGTGGTTCCAGATTACCTTCACCAAATGGTGCCAACATTTGCAAGATATCATAAGTTTCACGCGTAAAGTCTGATAGTTGTACTTTTTGCGCCACCATCAATTCAGCCTTACCAGCATCTTCAATCGCTTGGGTCTTTGCCGCTTCGTTTAGGACACGACGTAAGTCATCAATCATGTCAACTGATAATGTCATTCCAGCTGCACCAGCATGACCCCCAAAACCAATAAATAGTTCTCGATGTGGATCTAAGGCCGAAAACAAATCAAATGCTGGCATTGAACGAGCTGATCCCTTCAAGCGCCCATTTTCTTCACTTAAGACAATGGATGGTTTGTTGTAACGGTCAACTAAACGACTTGCAACAATTCCAAGCACACCTTCATGCCAGTTTTCACCCGCCACAACAAGTACTGGATCAGTCATTGCATCAGCCTGTTCAATAGCTTGTGTTGTGATGTTCTCGACCAGCACTTGACGTTGCTTATTGAGTTCTTCAACTTCAGCAACAATTTCAGCAGCTTCTTGTTCGTCTTCTGTCAGGAGTAGTTTAACCCCTAATGTTGGATCAGCTAAACGACCAATTGCATTTAAGCGTGGCCCGATGGTAAAGCCAATTGTTCCTGCATCCGCTTGGTTAATATCACTACCAGCAACACGCAACATTTCATCCAAACCTAAACGGGGTTCTTCACGTAATTGCGCAAGTCCCAAAGCAACAATCGCGCGGTTTTCATCAAGCAGTGGCATCACATCAGCGACTGTTCCTAATGCTGCTAAGTCCAACATATCATCAGCTGGCGCTTCCAATAGCGCTGAAGCGACTTTAAAGGCCACTCCTGCCCCTGATAGGTTCTTAAAGGGATAATCACCTTCTGGATGTTGTGGATGCACCACAGCGACTGCCTGCGGCAATACTTCTGGCAATTCATGGTGATCAGTCACAATGACATCAATCCCATTGTCTTGTAGCCAATTAACTTCCGCGGCACCCGAAACTCCGTTATCGACCGTCACCAATAATTGCATCCCATTTTCAGCAAGTTCTTGATACTTTGCTAAGTTTGGTCCGTAGCCTTCAGTGAACCGACTTGGTACAAAGTATGAAACATCAGCGCCCATTAATTCCAATGCCCAAGTCATGATGGCCGTACTTGTCATCCCGTCGACATCATAGTCGCCATACACAACGATTTTTTCACCAGCATCAATTGCTTGCCAGATTCGTTCGACTGCAACATCCATGCCAAACATTTCGGCTGGATCATATAATTGTTCTAGATTAGGTTGTAGAAAGGCAATTGCTTCCTCTGGTGTGGTAATCCCACGTTGAACTAATTGATTCGCCAATAATTCCGGCATCTCAATAGTATCCATTAAGGTTTGTTGCGCCTCAGAATCAATTTGTCCTTCTACCCATTCATACTGTGCTTCAATCATCCTCGTCTCCCAACTCCGTTTGATCTAGTTTGATTGGTTGTGTGTTACTTTGCTTTCCAGTTGGAATTTCATACACATCAAAGTCATTCACAACACGTGTATTCTTAAAGACGCTGCGTGCTTGATAAGCCAATTCGCTGGCTGACTTACCGGCATAACGTGCTGAAATATGGGTTAGGAACAAGCGCCCAACCTTAGCGTTACCTGCGACTTCAGCAGCTTGCATACTTGTTGAATGATAGTGATTACGAGCTTGTTTTCCCTCGCCCTTACCATAAGTTGATTCATGGACTAACACATCCGATCCTTCAGCCAAGACTTGGGCATTTGGTGTCTTACGTGTATCACCAAGAATTGTAACAATACGGCCCTTCTTATCTGGTCCGATGAAATCGGCCCCGTTCACTTCAGTCCCATCTTCAAGTGTGACGATTTCTCCACGCTTCAAACGTCCATAGACTGGTCCAGATGGAATCCCTAGTTCACGTAACTTTTCAACCTGTAACTCACCAGCACTATCCGCTTCTTCAACACGGTATCCAAATGATAGAATCTTGTGGTCTAGTGGCAAAGCAGTAACTTTGAAACCAGCTTCTTCTAATACAACGCCACCTTCACTGGGAATCTCCACAAAATTTAGGGGATATGTTAAGTGGGTTTGTGACAAGCGTAGGCTGGTCTCAATGAATTGACGCGTTCCACGCGGTCCATAAATCGTTAACAAATCTTCGCCACCTTGGAACGAACGAGATGCCAACAAACCTGGTAAACCAAAAATATGGTCACCATGGAGATGGGTCACAAAAATTTTATCCACCTTACGCGGACGAATGGTTGAAGATAACATTTGAATTTGTGTTCCTTCACCGGCGTCAAATAACCAGACAGAATTTAATTCATCTAATAAACGCAATGCGATACTTGTCACATTTCGATAACGTGCCGGTACACCCGCACCGGTTCCTAAAAATTCAATTTGCATCATCCAACCTCAATACTTCCAACTTGTTTTTATATGTTTAATTTTTATTCTGTATGTTTGTCGTTTTCTGACATAAAAAAACCGCCTGTAACAGCGGACTTTTTGTTTATTTTATCATTTTTTAGTCTAAAATTCAGCTAAAAGCTGATTTTCTGCGCATCGGTTTTCGGTGTAATCATCTTCCCGTTTTGATCATATACACTCGAGAATTCAAAATGCATTGTTTGCAACTGATCACGTTGGCTAGCAGGCACCAATACTGTCATCCCCGTTGAAATGGTACTCTTGGCGGGGACTCCGGCTTTCAACTTATCATCATTCTCTAAACCACTCAACGCCGTGACTGCTGAACCGTTCAAATAACTAACCGCAACAACACCGTCAGTATAGATGTCATACGGGGCAGTATTTTCAATATCGTATTTCACTTGCACCGTCATAAATTGACGTCCTAACCCCTGGTCATTAAATTTATTGCGTGCATTTTGTTGTGCTTCTAAAGTCTTACTTGAATTAACCAACAATTTAATCGTCTTCAAATGGTACTTAACTTTTCCATTTTTAATAACTTCTTTGCTCTTGCTCAATTGGCGTAATTCAACCCGCTGTCCTAATGGCGAGTACATAAATTGCCCTTCTTTGGTCAATGGTCCTTTTTGCACAAAATTTTTATTTGCTTTTTCCGCTACCGGAATATCAAACATCACCGGCCGTTCTGGCGTTGTATCCGTCAATAAATTATTATCAGTTCCTAGGGCATCTAATTTGCCTTCATCGGTCTGCGTTGTGTAAAGATATGCACCACTAACTAATCCTATAATTAACACCATTAACCATGTATAGTTCATCCACTTCTTCATCACTACCCTCTTAACCTAAAATAATATCATCCCCGTCTACTCGATAACCAAAAATAGACTGTTCTTTACCCTCTACTCTTTGAACCAACTTCAGTTCGACATCGCTATGCCACAAATCCCGCAGATATAATGGCGCACCATCACCGCTCGATAACAGCAGACGTTCTCCCATCTTTTCAAGCGTTGTTACTGGTAGTTGATCTACCTTCCCTTTTAACCAAATGGGACGGTCTAACGCCATCCCTTCAGTTGCTTGCTTTAAATCGTATACATTCATAAAAACCTCTATATTGAAGATAGCAATCAAACCTTAAAGCAACAAAAAAACCAACGACCGTAGTCGTTGGTTAAAATGTTTAGCCAAAGAAACCGTGCATTGTTTCGCCTTCACCAAAAGCTTCTTGGTAAGCTTGCAACGCCTTCTTTTGAGCCTTATTCAACTTAGTAGGCACATCGATGTAAACCTTCACGATGTGGTCACCTTGGCCACCACGCATGTTAGAAGCACCCTTACCACGTAGACGGAAGTTTGTTTCTGTTTCAGTTCCAGCTGGAATCTTCAACTTCACATCTCCATGGACCGTCTTAACAGAGATTTCACCACCCAAAACCATCGTTGGGTAATCTACTGCGACACGTGAGTAAATCATGCTACCATCACGTTCGAAACCATCCTTAGATGCATCGACGTAGAAGACAACAAACAAATCACCGTAAGGACCACCGTTACTCCCAGCCTCACCTTGACCAGACAAACGCATTTGTTGTCCGTTCTCAACACCAGCTGGCACAGTAACCTTCAATTCCTTCTTTTCTTGTTGACCTAGGTCGTTCAAGCGAGAGAATGAAATGGTCGTTTCCTTACCAAATACCGCTTCTTCGAATGAAAGATTCATACGGTATTGCAAGTCACGTCCCTTACGTGGACGGTTTGGATCTGCTGAGAAACCACCACCGAACATTTGTTCGAAGATATCTCCCAAGTCAGATGCATCACCGAAACCACCGAAGCCTCCAAAGCCACCGCCTTGACCACCACCGAAGCCACCTTGGTTAGCACCAGCCTTACCATATTGGTTATACATGGCACGCTTTTGCTCATCCCCTAGTGTTTCGTAGGCTTCTTGGATTTCTTTATACTTCTCTTCCGCACCAGCGTCATGGTTGATGTCGGGGTGATATTGCTTTGACTTCTTTCGGTAAGCCTTCTTGATTTCATCTTGCGATGCATCTTTGGCTACGCCTAGGACGTCATAATATTCATTATTATTCATCACGATACCTTTCCATTTAACTTAACATCTTTCGATAATAGCACAAAACGAGGTCGAAACCTCGTTAGATGTGTTTAAAATCGATTACTTGTTATCTGATACGTCTTCAAAGTCACCATCAACAGTTCCGTCATCAGTTGCTGCACCTTGTTGTGCATCAGCTTCAGGCGCTGCTTGTTGGTAAAGCTTCATTGCCATTTCTTGGGCAACCTTTTCCAAAGCTTCCTTCTTAGTCTTCATGTCGTCCAAGTTGTCAGCTTCCTTAGCAGCCTTCAATTCTTCAACGGCATCTGAAACAGTCTTCTTTTCGTCTTCGGCAACCTTATCACCGACTTCTTCAAGAGTCTTTTCAGTGCTAAAGATCAATTGGTCAACTTCGTTACGCAAGTCAACTTCTTCCTTACGCTTCTTGTCGGCTTCTTCGTTGGCCTTAGCATCTTCCATCATGCGTTCGATTTCATCTTCTGACAATGAACCTGAGCTTTGGATAGTAATCTTTTGTTCCTTGTTAGTTCCAAGATCCTTAGCTGAAACAGAAACGATTCCGTTACGGTCAATGTCGAAAGTAACTTCGATTTGTGGCACACCACGTGGTGCAGCAGGAATGTCAGTCAATTGGAATTGTCCCAAAGTCTTGTTATCAGCGGCCATTGAACGTTCACCTTGTAGCACGTGGATGTCTACGGCTGGTTGGTTGTCAGCGGCTGTTGAGAATGTTTGTGACTTTGATGTTGGAATAGTTGTGTTACGGTCGATCAACTTAGTGAAGACCCCACCCATTGTTTCAATACCAAGTGACAATGGTGTAACGTCAAGCAAAACAACGTCCTTAACTTCACCAGTGATAACTCCACCTTGTACGGCTGCACCAAGGGCAACAGCTTCGTCAGGGTTGATTGAGTGATCAGGTTCCTTACCAGTCAACTTCTTAACTGATTCTTGAACTGCAGGGATACGAGTTGATCCACCGTTCAAGATAACACGGTCGATGTCGTTCATTGACAATCCAGCGTCCTTCAAAGCATTCTTAACAGGTGCTTCGGCACGCGCAACCAAGTCAGCAGTCATTTGGTTGAATTGGCTACGTGACAAAGTCAATTGAACGTGCAATGGACCAGCATCAGTTGCTGTAATAAATGGCAAGTCGATTTGTGCTTCAGTTGATGATGACAAAGTCTTCTTAGCAGTTTCAGCAGCATCCTTCAAACGTTGTAGGGCCAACTTATCGTCGCGCAAGTCTACACCGTTATCCTTCTTGAATTCTTCAGCAATCCAATCGATGATCTTTTGGTCAAAGTCGTCACCACCAAGGTGAGTGTCACCGTTAGTTGACAATACTTCGAAGACACCGTCTCCCAATTCAAGGATAGAAACGTCAAATGTTCCACCACCCAAATCGTAAACTAGGATCTTTTCGTCCTTTTCATCGTTTTCCATACCGTATGCCAAGGCAGCGGCTGTTGGTTCGTTGATGATACGTTCAACTTCAAGACCGGCAATCTTACCAGCGTCCTTAGTTGCTTGACGTTGGGCGTCGTTAAAGTAAGCAGGTACTGTAATAACAGCCTTTTCTACCTTTTCACCCAAGTAGTCTTCTGCGTAACCCTTTAGGTATTGCAAAATCAAAGCTGAGATTTCTTGTGGTGAGTAGTCCTTACCAGCAACAGAAACCTTGTAACCAGCTTCACCCATGTGTGACTTGATTGATGCAATTGTGTCTGGGTTTGTAATCGCTTGACGCTTAGCAGTGTCCCCAACTAGAATTTCATCATTCTTGAATGACACAACAGATGGTGTTGTACGACCACCATTTGGGTTTGTAATAATCTTAGCAGCATCACCTTCCATCACGGCAACGGCTGAGTTTGTAGTTCCTAAATCAATACCAATAATCTTTGACATAATGATAGTCTCCTTTTAATTGTTAATTTAATGTTTGTTTTATTTCGTTCATAAATGAATCTAATGATTCAACTTAGCTGTAAACAGCTACCATGGCTGGACGAATCACACGATCCTTCAATACGTAACCCTTTTGCATAACTTGGGCAATTGTATCAGCTGGGTGATCATCATCAGCAGGTACAGATTGAATTGCTTGGTGTTGGTTCGGATCAAATTCACCACCAACTTCACCAACAGCCACAATTTCATGGGCAGCCATTGTATCAACCAAAGTCTTCAATACCATATCCACCCCCGTCTTAATTTGTTGGGCTGCTTCGTCGTTTGTTTCAACTTGAAGCGCACGTTCCAAATTATCTAAGGCAGGCAAGATATCTGTCGCTAGCTTTTGATTAGCATACTTCAATGATTGGGCTTGTTCTTTTGCCAAACGCGCCTTCATGTTTTGTGCTTCCGCTTGATTACGCAGGAGCTTTTCTTCAGCATCAGCTAGTTGCGCCTTCAATTCAGCAATTTCATCAACTGCTTCTTCGACCGCTTCTGCATTTTCCAATGTTTCAGCTTCAGCAACTTCTTCTACTGTCGAATCTGCTACTTCAACTTCTTCAACGTTTTCATGTTGTTGTTCAGTCATCTCAACACCTCTTTTCCATATCAATTTTAATAATATTCGCGCATTTGCGCTTGAACGCCTTCTCGGAACGACTCCAATGCATGTACAGACTCACCATACTTCATCGCCATCGGTCCAATCAACGCTAATGCACCTAACCCATGGCCGGGTACATCAAATGTTGTCGACAGCAGACTGTACTGTTGCAACAATGATTGATCATTTTCTGATCCGATATGCACAGCAACCTGACCAGGCATATAATTAACCAATCGTCGCATGGCTTTTGGTGACTCAATCAGTTCATAGATTCGCTTAACATTCTGTGGACTCACTTCATCTGAGAAGTCCAACATATTCAAACGACCTCCGATAACAACTTTATCGCGAACTGTTCGTGCCAACACATCACCAAACATTTGCAAGAACGCAACCGGCGTACGGATAACGCGATCTGTCTTCATTGGATAATCACTAGCAATCGTTGCCAAGACATCGCTAACTAATTGGTTAACTAATGTTTGGTTAATATATTGCACCATGTTATCTAACTCATGTAGATCCATATCCGCAGGTATGCGGAAACTCTGGCTTGTTACCTCACCATCATTCGTTACGATAATCGCCATGACTTGTTGTCCATCTAATGGAACAAGTCGGAAACCTGATAATCGATTCTCACGAGAATCAGGCTTCAATGCCATCACTGTGTAACCAGTTAGCGTCGCCAATTCATCCGCGGCACTTTCAAGCACATCATCCACTTGTTGAAAGTTTCGTGAAAATGCTCGTTGCATCGCATCAGCAATCTGCCCTGCTCCTTG from Weissella ceti carries:
- the recJ gene encoding single-stranded-DNA-specific exonuclease RecJ; translation: MIEAQYEWVEGQIDSEAQQTLMDTIEMPELLANQLVQRGITTPEEAIAFLQPNLEQLYDPAEMFGMDVAVERIWQAIDAGEKIVVYGDYDVDGMTSTAIMTWALELMGADVSYFVPSRFTEGYGPNLAKYQELAENGMQLLVTVDNGVSGAAEVNWLQDNGIDVIVTDHHELPEVLPQAVAVVHPQHPEGDYPFKNLSGAGVAFKVASALLEAPADDMLDLAALGTVADVMPLLDENRAIVALGLAQLREEPRLGLDEMLRVAGSDINQADAGTIGFTIGPRLNAIGRLADPTLGVKLLLTEDEQEAAEIVAEVEELNKQRQVLVENITTQAIEQADAMTDPVLVVAGENWHEGVLGIVASRLVDRYNKPSIVLSEENGRLKGSARSMPAFDLFSALDPHRELFIGFGGHAGAAGMTLSVDMIDDLRRVLNEAAKTQAIEDAGKAELMVAQKVQLSDFTRETYDILQMLAPFGEGNLEPQFEVDLIGIDNPKTMSDGKHLRFTAQTPMGNLPVVGFGFGHLATELGGRFDTIKIVGTMSENTFRGSTTYQLMLKDIQANGAAVFDWRTSKLTREAVSHPGTYVFFNENIQKQMTGRLGAAAEAVSFEDVFSKTMVDTLILADMPTSLEQLSEVLQLVPARKVGAIFYSLEQAYLQSVPQKTDFAKVYRFTQGHQNVNLSGQFQQVADHLQMKPQMLKLIFKMFLEVEFVKIENGFLNPIADPANVDLTQTNAYRAFMAQRELEKQLIYSTTAELDQLLAKLSQQEN
- the rnz gene encoding ribonuclease Z produces the protein MQIEFLGTGAGVPARYRNVTSIALRLLDELNSVWLFDAGEGTQIQMLSSTIRPRKVDKIFVTHLHGDHIFGLPGLLASRSFQGGEDLLTIYGPRGTRQFIETSLRLSQTHLTYPLNFVEIPSEGGVVLEEAGFKVTALPLDHKILSFGYRVEEADSAGELQVEKLRELGIPSGPVYGRLKRGEIVTLEDGTEVNGADFIGPDKKGRIVTILGDTRKTPNAQVLAEGSDVLVHESTYGKGEGKQARNHYHSTSMQAAEVAGNAKVGRLFLTHISARYAGKSASELAYQARSVFKNTRVVNDFDVYEIPTGKQSNTQPIKLDQTELGDEDD
- a CDS encoding DnaJ C-terminal domain-containing protein produces the protein MNNNEYYDVLGVAKDASQDEIKKAYRKKSKQYHPDINHDAGAEEKYKEIQEAYETLGDEQKRAMYNQYGKAGANQGGFGGGQGGGFGGFGGFGDASDLGDIFEQMFGGGFSADPNRPRKGRDLQYRMNLSFEEAVFGKETTISFSRLNDLGQQEKKELKVTVPAGVENGQQMRLSGQGEAGSNGGPYGDLFVVFYVDASKDGFERDGSMIYSRVAVDYPTMVLGGEISVKTVHGDVKLKIPAGTETETNFRLRGKGASNMRGGQGDHIVKVYIDVPTKLNKAQKKALQAYQEAFGEGETMHGFFG
- the dnaK gene encoding molecular chaperone DnaK, whose protein sequence is MSKIIGIDLGTTNSAVAVMEGDAAKIITNPNGGRTTPSVVSFKNDEILVGDTAKRQAITNPDTIASIKSHMGEAGYKVSVAGKDYSPQEISALILQYLKGYAEDYLGEKVEKAVITVPAYFNDAQRQATKDAGKIAGLEVERIINEPTAAALAYGMENDEKDEKILVYDLGGGTFDVSILELGDGVFEVLSTNGDTHLGGDDFDQKIIDWIAEEFKKDNGVDLRDDKLALQRLKDAAETAKKTLSSSTEAQIDLPFITATDAGPLHVQLTLSRSQFNQMTADLVARAEAPVKNALKDAGLSMNDIDRVILNGGSTRIPAVQESVKKLTGKEPDHSINPDEAVALGAAVQGGVITGEVKDVVLLDVTPLSLGIETMGGVFTKLIDRNTTIPTSKSQTFSTAADNQPAVDIHVLQGERSMAADNKTLGQFQLTDIPAAPRGVPQIEVTFDIDRNGIVSVSAKDLGTNKEQKITIQSSGSLSEDEIERMMEDAKANEEADKKRKEEVDLRNEVDQLIFSTEKTLEEVGDKVAEDEKKTVSDAVEELKAAKEADNLDDMKTKKEALEKVAQEMAMKLYQQAAPEADAQQGAATDDGTVDGDFEDVSDNK
- the grpE gene encoding nucleotide exchange factor GrpE; this encodes MTEQQHENVEEVEVADSTVEEVAEAETLENAEAVEEAVDEIAELKAQLADAEEKLLRNQAEAQNMKARLAKEQAQSLKYANQKLATDILPALDNLERALQVETNDEAAQQIKTGVDMVLKTLVDTMAAHEIVAVGEVGGEFDPNQHQAIQSVPADDDHPADTIAQVMQKGYVLKDRVIRPAMVAVYS
- the hrcA gene encoding heat-inducible transcriptional repressor HrcA translates to MLAERQALILKEIIRNYVDTGKAVGSKVLVEELQLNVSSATVRNDMAVLERLGFIEKEHTSSGRVPAQAGYRHYVNVLMAGNQGAGQIADAMQRAFSRNFQQVDDVLESAADELATLTGYTVMALKPDSRENRLSGFRLVPLDGQQVMAIIVTNDGEVTSQSFRIPADMDLHELDNMVQYINQTLVNQLVSDVLATIASDYPMKTDRVIRTPVAFLQMFGDVLARTVRDKVVIGGRLNMLDFSDEVSPQNVKRIYELIESPKAMRRLVNYMPGQVAVHIGSENDQSLLQQYSLLSTTFDVPGHGLGALALIGPMAMKYGESVHALESFREGVQAQMREYY